The Nitrospira sp. genome window below encodes:
- a CDS encoding YdiU family protein, whose translation MIRRTLETLSFDNTYARLPDAFYARLNPTPFSAPPYLVHANQAAAELIDLDPTQLTRPEFTALFGGSALAPGMEPLAMLYSGHQFGVYVPQLGDGRAILLGEVKNEQGERWDLHLKGAGMTPFSRDGDGRAVLRSTIREYLCCAAMSGLGIPTTRALCLVGSDDKVYREQLETGAMLVRMAPTHVRFGTFEVFYYRKQHDHLKTLADYVIDQHFPHLRDADDRYVRFFGEVVERTARVIAQWQAVGWAHGVMNTDNMSILGLTLDYGPYGFMDDYDAGFICNHSDHNGRYAFNQQPHIGLWNLSCLAQALLPLAEKEALKAGLETYHPLFEQEYLKRMRAKFGLVDERTEDDELIRDFLGLLQGSHADYPIVLRALSEFSTDDGATNETLREQFLNRDRFDEWAGRYRDRLRNESSCDDGRRDRMNRVNPKYVLRNYLAQAAIEKAQNKDFSEIDRLFTLLQDPFNDQQGMEAYALPPPNWGKHLAVSCSS comes from the coding sequence ATGATCCGTCGCACGTTGGAAACGCTCTCCTTCGACAACACCTATGCCCGTCTTCCCGACGCCTTTTACGCACGGTTGAATCCGACTCCGTTCAGCGCCCCTCCCTATCTGGTTCATGCCAATCAAGCCGCAGCGGAACTGATCGATCTTGATCCGACGCAACTTACGCGACCTGAGTTCACGGCGCTTTTCGGCGGGAGTGCCTTGGCGCCGGGGATGGAGCCGCTTGCCATGCTCTACTCCGGCCATCAGTTCGGCGTCTATGTGCCTCAACTCGGCGATGGACGGGCGATTCTCCTCGGCGAGGTGAAGAATGAACAAGGGGAACGGTGGGATCTGCATCTCAAAGGCGCGGGCATGACGCCGTTTTCGCGCGATGGTGACGGCCGGGCGGTACTGCGCTCCACGATCCGTGAGTATCTCTGCTGTGCCGCGATGAGCGGCCTCGGTATTCCGACCACGCGGGCGCTTTGCCTCGTCGGCAGCGACGACAAGGTGTACCGGGAACAGCTCGAAACCGGCGCGATGCTGGTCCGCATGGCGCCCACCCATGTCCGCTTCGGCACGTTCGAAGTGTTCTATTATCGGAAGCAACATGATCATCTAAAAACGCTGGCCGACTATGTGATCGACCAGCATTTTCCCCATCTCCGCGATGCCGACGACAGATACGTGCGTTTCTTTGGTGAAGTCGTCGAGCGTACCGCGAGGGTGATCGCCCAATGGCAGGCTGTCGGCTGGGCGCACGGGGTGATGAATACCGACAATATGTCGATCTTGGGTCTGACGCTGGACTATGGTCCATACGGATTCATGGACGACTACGACGCAGGCTTCATCTGCAATCACTCGGACCACAACGGCCGCTATGCCTTCAACCAGCAGCCCCATATCGGGCTCTGGAATCTGAGCTGCTTGGCGCAAGCCTTGTTGCCGCTGGCTGAAAAAGAGGCTTTGAAGGCAGGCCTCGAGACCTATCACCCTCTATTCGAGCAGGAGTATTTGAAACGGATGCGGGCAAAATTCGGCTTGGTGGACGAGCGAACAGAGGACGACGAACTCATTCGCGACTTTCTGGGTCTCCTCCAAGGCAGTCATGCGGATTATCCGATTGTGTTGAGGGCGTTGAGTGAGTTCTCCACGGACGACGGCGCAACCAACGAAACATTGCGTGAACAGTTCCTGAACCGCGACCGTTTCGACGAATGGGCTGGACGTTATCGGGATCGACTGCGGAATGAGAGCAGCTGCGACGATGGGCGGCGTGACCGTATGAATCGTGTGAACCCCAAGTATGTGCTGCGTAACTACCTTGCTCAGGCGGCGATTGAGAAGGCCCAGAACAAGGATTTCTCCGAAATCGACAGGCTCTTCACTTTGCTCCAAGATCCTTTCAACGATCAACAGGGCATGGAAGCCTATGCCCTGCCTCCACCGAACTGGGGCAAGCATCTGGCTGTAAGTTGTTCATCGTAA
- a CDS encoding DUF2294 domain-containing protein produces MENAVRNTIIKFEQEFLGRGPDEVRAFVVRDLVVVRLKGVLTPAERQLAKTAEGVEMVKRLRQTLIALGRDKLCEQVSEITGAKILGLFTDIDVQLGERVFVFTMDRDVQNGSR; encoded by the coding sequence ATGGAAAACGCAGTCCGCAATACCATCATCAAATTCGAGCAGGAATTCTTGGGGCGAGGCCCAGATGAGGTCCGGGCATTTGTGGTGCGAGACTTGGTCGTGGTCCGCTTGAAGGGAGTACTCACACCGGCCGAGCGGCAGCTGGCGAAAACTGCCGAGGGTGTTGAAATGGTGAAGCGTCTACGACAGACGTTGATCGCGCTGGGTCGTGATAAGCTTTGCGAACAAGTCAGCGAGATCACCGGAGCCAAAATCTTAGGTCTCTTCACCGATATCGATGTGCAGCTCGGAGAACGAGTCTTTGTCTTTACGATGGATCGGGATGTCCAGAACGGCAGCCGCTAA
- a CDS encoding HigA family addiction module antitoxin: MSRMHNPPHPGETLREDILPALGLNMTQAAAQLGVTRAALSRVLNGRAAISPEMALRLEGWLGMKHGGRADVWVAKQAAYDLWQARQAGAPRVRRAILVTTSAS; encoded by the coding sequence ATGAGCCGAATGCATAATCCGCCGCACCCGGGTGAAACGTTGAGGGAAGATATTCTGCCTGCTTTGGGCTTGAACATGACACAAGCCGCGGCGCAACTGGGTGTGACCCGGGCCGCATTATCGCGCGTCTTGAATGGCCGCGCCGCGATCTCTCCGGAAATGGCCCTGCGATTAGAAGGATGGCTTGGCATGAAACACGGAGGCCGTGCCGATGTGTGGGTGGCCAAGCAGGCAGCCTATGACCTGTGGCAAGCCCGGCAGGCCGGCGCACCACGAGTACGGCGGGCCATCTTGGTCACAACGTCTGCCTCCTAG
- the brxL gene encoding BREX system Lon protease-like protein BrxL, which yields MTLELDALDKIAAKAFEGYVVRKDLVRKFKGQYPVPTYVAEFLLGRYCASVDEDEIREGLQIVERQLGEKTVRAGEHELFKARAKDKGHVKLIDLITARLDAATDSFLATLPSLQLRDVRISPELVHANERMLTGGFYAEVELTYDPTIAQERNGRPFGVESLREIQISKRDVLPTLYRGRELFSLEEWKQFFIRSVGLEPQKLSARAQDMCILRMVPFVERNYNMVELGPRGTGKSHLFQQISPYAHLISGGKATVARMFVNNASGQRGLVCQYDVVCFDEISGVSFDQKDGVNIMKGYMESAEFSRGKESIRADGGIVMVGNFDVDVQHQQRIGHLLGPLPQEMRDDTAFMDRLHSYLPGWDIPKINRDVLTDHFGLVSDFLSECWNQLRRQSRQNVLQGRVHLGGALSGRDVTAVQKSVSGLVKLLSPNPDTPVSDELLEWALRLALECRRRVKEQQKRIGSAEFRNTQFSYALGEEGVEKFVATPELYSEDSIGSDPLPPGQVWVISPGAQEDNAGLYRIDVTEGPGSGVKILNQPAPPPFKESVRCAEQNLYARAKELVGDRDPREHEFSAQLRAFDSSKTGASVGVGVLLALCSALLQKSLKGGLVVVGGLNLGGSIDPVYNAVNIAELAVEKGATTLLIPVSARKQMNDLSDDMVTKINIQYFTEGKDALIKALLD from the coding sequence ATGACACTGGAACTTGACGCGCTCGACAAGATTGCAGCCAAGGCCTTTGAAGGCTACGTCGTCCGCAAGGATCTCGTCCGGAAGTTCAAGGGGCAGTATCCCGTGCCCACCTATGTTGCGGAATTCCTGCTCGGTCGCTACTGCGCGTCGGTCGATGAGGACGAAATCCGCGAGGGGCTACAGATTGTGGAGCGCCAGCTTGGAGAGAAGACTGTGCGAGCCGGCGAGCACGAACTTTTTAAGGCCCGGGCCAAAGACAAGGGGCACGTCAAACTCATTGATCTCATTACGGCCCGACTGGATGCTGCAACAGATTCCTTTTTAGCCACGTTGCCCAGTTTGCAGCTCAGGGATGTGCGGATTAGCCCGGAATTGGTTCATGCGAACGAACGTATGCTCACCGGCGGGTTTTATGCCGAGGTCGAGCTGACCTACGATCCCACTATCGCGCAGGAGCGAAATGGCCGTCCCTTTGGAGTGGAATCTTTGCGGGAGATCCAGATTTCGAAGCGCGATGTGCTGCCCACTTTGTACCGTGGCAGAGAGTTGTTCTCACTCGAGGAATGGAAGCAGTTTTTTATCAGAAGTGTCGGCTTAGAACCACAGAAACTGTCCGCGCGAGCGCAGGACATGTGCATCTTGCGCATGGTTCCATTTGTGGAGCGAAATTACAATATGGTGGAACTTGGTCCGCGAGGAACCGGCAAGAGCCATCTGTTCCAGCAGATTTCTCCCTATGCGCATCTTATCTCAGGGGGTAAGGCGACGGTCGCCAGGATGTTCGTGAACAATGCCAGCGGCCAACGAGGCTTAGTCTGCCAGTATGACGTCGTCTGTTTCGATGAGATTTCTGGTGTGTCGTTTGATCAGAAAGACGGCGTCAACATCATGAAAGGTTACATGGAGTCGGCCGAGTTCAGCAGGGGCAAGGAAAGTATCCGGGCTGATGGCGGGATCGTGATGGTCGGCAATTTCGACGTCGATGTGCAACATCAGCAGCGGATCGGGCATCTTTTGGGTCCTTTGCCGCAGGAGATGCGTGATGACACCGCGTTTATGGATCGACTCCATTCCTATCTTCCAGGGTGGGACATCCCCAAAATCAACCGAGATGTCTTAACCGATCATTTTGGATTAGTCAGTGATTTTTTGTCCGAGTGTTGGAATCAGTTGCGACGCCAAAGCAGGCAAAATGTGCTGCAGGGGCGTGTTCATTTGGGGGGCGCGCTCAGTGGACGGGATGTAACCGCCGTTCAAAAGAGTGTGAGCGGACTCGTCAAACTCCTGTCGCCAAATCCGGACACTCCTGTCTCAGACGAACTTCTCGAATGGGCCTTGCGGTTGGCGCTCGAATGCCGCCGTCGGGTGAAAGAGCAGCAAAAGCGGATCGGTTCAGCTGAGTTTCGAAATACCCAATTCAGCTATGCCTTGGGCGAAGAAGGGGTGGAGAAATTTGTCGCGACACCAGAGCTCTATAGCGAAGATAGCATCGGCAGTGATCCACTCCCACCAGGACAAGTATGGGTGATTTCTCCCGGCGCGCAGGAGGACAATGCAGGCCTTTATCGCATTGATGTGACTGAAGGACCGGGCAGCGGGGTGAAGATATTGAATCAGCCGGCTCCCCCTCCGTTCAAAGAAAGCGTCCGTTGTGCCGAGCAGAATCTCTACGCACGGGCCAAAGAACTCGTAGGAGATCGAGATCCTAGGGAGCATGAATTTTCTGCCCAGTTGCGTGCATTTGATTCTTCGAAAACCGGGGCTTCCGTTGGAGTAGGCGTATTGTTAGCTCTGTGTTCGGCGCTGTTACAGAAGAGCCTCAAAGGCGGCCTAGTAGTCGTGGGAGGGCTGAACCTGGGAGGCTCCATCGATCCGGTATACAACGCGGTGAACATCGCCGAGCTTGCGGTGGAAAAGGGAGCGACAACTCTGCTGATCCCAGTTTCGGCCAGAAAACAGATGAATGATCTGTCCGATGACATGGTGACCAAAATTAACATTCAGTATTTCACTGAGGGGAAAGATGCACTGATTAAGGCACTCCTAGATTAG
- the pglZ gene encoding BREX-1 system phosphatase PglZ type B, with translation MSAPDNLTVAEVLAETLRRVSRAYAPGDQVAPCAVLWLDPDRLWETIIPELAKSMSELFILGTYAPTERRGPALWLRCVEARTVPEAPATGTTPIVYLPHLKYDQLRDLESLSSDLAPLAEMQFRGALWLHPNGKEWTPFAFLVSDHGGLGLNVPRDQATQDALLRALPKLLDERIDDLRGKMLDADFFNELMAPDPVGLILRWLHDSDGFRKRTSSPEWHAFCQQCKADYRFDPEKDGPMRAVELLANRDNHWAAVWQRFVEAPSNYRGVVEWLRRAGPKVPSMYDTGEVWPSINDQQERELTAALTAVANLPLDRAAHDILQLERHHGVRRQYPWRALGLSPLAVALEPLAKVAALCQKPPGGPTAEAFAEVYVKQAWEVDAAALAVMAACEAIDQHGPVLGALRAMYLPWLEATARHLQHLLAATRKAPARRHAVNIPVVGRVVLFADGLRFDVATLLQQRLGEEGLDATLDWDWTPIPSVTATAKPMCSPLVSTLRNGDISDEFAPTLENGQRITQDRFVQALAAQGWQVLGGADTGDPTGSAWTEAGTLDKRGHNEGWKLARAVAGEVRDLAIRIRSLIEAGWTEIQVVTDHGWLLLPGGLPKVELKAYLAEHRWGRCAAIKSGVATNLPEFAWQWNDAVRVVVPPGAGCFKAGMEYSHGGVSLQEMVVLHMTVRAGQQTRKETRLADARWTGARCRITVDGSSEGLSVDVRVRQSDPSTSFLTGRQPKTIGSDRAVVVFLENDADIGKQATIVLLNASHEVIHSSPTTLGENP, from the coding sequence ATGAGCGCTCCTGACAATCTGACGGTCGCAGAAGTCCTCGCCGAAACCCTGCGCAGGGTGTCGCGGGCCTATGCGCCTGGAGATCAAGTTGCCCCATGCGCGGTGCTGTGGCTAGACCCAGACCGGCTATGGGAGACAATCATTCCTGAACTAGCCAAGTCCATGTCGGAACTGTTCATTCTTGGAACCTACGCGCCGACAGAACGTCGCGGGCCGGCTCTATGGCTGCGCTGCGTCGAGGCGCGGACCGTCCCTGAAGCGCCGGCCACTGGCACGACGCCAATTGTTTATCTTCCTCACTTGAAGTACGACCAACTTAGAGATCTTGAATCGCTTTCTTCGGATCTTGCCCCTTTGGCCGAGATGCAATTTCGCGGGGCGCTCTGGCTGCATCCAAACGGCAAGGAGTGGACGCCGTTCGCCTTTCTGGTCTCCGATCATGGCGGTCTGGGCCTGAACGTCCCTCGTGATCAGGCGACTCAGGATGCGCTACTGCGCGCCCTGCCCAAACTTTTGGACGAGCGAATTGACGATCTGCGGGGCAAAATGCTCGATGCTGACTTCTTCAATGAACTCATGGCGCCGGACCCGGTAGGACTGATCTTGCGTTGGCTCCATGATTCGGATGGATTCAGAAAGCGAACCAGTAGTCCGGAGTGGCATGCGTTCTGCCAGCAATGCAAAGCCGATTATCGTTTCGACCCTGAAAAGGATGGCCCCATGCGAGCTGTTGAGCTGCTTGCCAATCGAGACAATCATTGGGCAGCGGTGTGGCAACGGTTCGTCGAAGCGCCTTCCAACTATCGGGGCGTGGTCGAATGGCTGCGACGTGCCGGACCCAAGGTCCCTTCGATGTATGACACCGGTGAAGTATGGCCTTCGATCAATGACCAGCAGGAGCGTGAGCTTACTGCAGCGCTCACTGCTGTGGCGAATCTGCCATTGGATAGAGCCGCTCATGACATTCTGCAGTTGGAGAGGCATCACGGCGTTCGTCGGCAGTACCCGTGGCGAGCTTTAGGATTAAGCCCATTAGCAGTCGCCTTGGAACCGCTAGCTAAGGTGGCCGCACTATGCCAGAAGCCACCGGGCGGCCCGACGGCCGAGGCGTTTGCCGAGGTTTATGTGAAGCAAGCGTGGGAAGTCGATGCGGCAGCACTTGCTGTGATGGCAGCCTGCGAAGCCATCGATCAGCATGGGCCAGTGCTCGGAGCATTGCGCGCCATGTATTTGCCTTGGCTCGAGGCGACAGCCCGACATCTCCAACATTTGTTGGCAGCGACTCGGAAAGCTCCCGCACGACGTCACGCTGTGAACATACCGGTTGTGGGCCGTGTCGTCCTGTTTGCCGATGGGCTTCGGTTTGATGTCGCGACGTTGCTGCAACAGCGTCTCGGTGAAGAAGGGTTGGATGCGACACTCGATTGGGATTGGACACCGATTCCTAGCGTCACGGCAACCGCGAAGCCCATGTGCTCTCCCTTGGTCAGTACGCTGCGAAATGGTGACATCAGTGATGAGTTCGCCCCGACCTTGGAAAATGGGCAGCGCATCACGCAAGATCGATTCGTTCAGGCGCTCGCGGCACAGGGATGGCAAGTATTGGGCGGTGCGGACACTGGCGACCCGACCGGCTCAGCATGGACGGAAGCCGGGACGCTCGACAAACGAGGGCATAACGAAGGTTGGAAACTGGCTCGTGCGGTGGCAGGAGAAGTTCGGGATCTGGCCATTCGTATTCGTTCATTGATCGAAGCCGGCTGGACGGAAATTCAGGTGGTGACGGACCACGGGTGGTTGCTGCTTCCCGGTGGCTTGCCCAAGGTGGAGCTGAAAGCCTATCTGGCAGAACATCGGTGGGGGCGCTGTGCTGCCATCAAGTCAGGTGTGGCCACCAACTTGCCGGAGTTCGCCTGGCAGTGGAATGATGCCGTTCGTGTCGTAGTCCCGCCCGGCGCGGGGTGTTTTAAGGCTGGGATGGAGTATTCGCATGGAGGCGTCTCATTACAGGAAATGGTTGTCCTCCACATGACGGTACGAGCTGGACAACAGACCAGAAAAGAAACCAGACTTGCTGATGCGCGTTGGACAGGAGCGCGATGCCGGATTACCGTCGATGGTTCTTCAGAGGGATTGAGTGTCGATGTACGAGTGCGCCAGAGTGATCCGAGCACCTCGTTCTTGACTGGAAGACAACCGAAAACCATCGGCAGTGATAGGGCTGTGGTCGTCTTCTTGGAGAACGATGCCGATATTGGGAAACAAGCTACCATCGTTCTTCTCAATGCATCTCATGAGGTCATCCATTCGTCGCCTACGACCTTAGGAGAGAATCCATGA
- a CDS encoding nucleotidyl transferase AbiEii/AbiGii toxin family protein, whose translation MDGVAQASPQDRADLFQQATAQLQPARSPVIIEKDFWVCWTLRRVFEVMRFQPQLIFKGGTSLSKAYQLIERFSEDVDLSLSRRDLGFADDRDPEEPGISKKESTRRLDALVSACQSTIKNKLLPELRQDFARVIGPSGWNLALDPADPQTVIFTYPSSGLSGESESYIRPAIRLELGARSDNWPAEQRVIRSYAAEAFPEAFRIAVSCSVNTMEAVRTFWEKATLLHADYHRPAEKAPIERVSRHYYDLYRLSQDDIGRQALIRLDLLDRVVRHKGLFFASAWASYNTARPGTFHLVPREDRLPALRKDYAEMRAMIFGVYPPWEEILNGLSALERRINDHHVAPAEQAI comes from the coding sequence ATGGACGGCGTGGCTCAGGCATCGCCACAGGATCGCGCTGATTTATTTCAACAGGCTACCGCTCAGTTGCAACCGGCGCGGTCACCGGTCATCATCGAAAAGGATTTCTGGGTCTGTTGGACGTTGCGACGAGTTTTTGAGGTCATGCGCTTTCAACCTCAGCTCATTTTCAAGGGAGGCACCTCGTTGTCTAAGGCGTATCAACTCATCGAACGGTTTTCAGAAGATGTGGACCTCTCGTTGAGCCGACGAGATCTTGGATTTGCCGATGACCGGGATCCAGAAGAACCAGGGATCAGCAAGAAGGAATCGACTCGTCGTCTTGATGCGCTCGTGTCCGCATGCCAGAGTACCATCAAGAACAAATTGCTCCCAGAACTTCGGCAGGATTTTGCTCGCGTGATCGGTCCGTCCGGATGGAACCTTGCCCTCGATCCTGCCGATCCACAGACGGTAATCTTTACCTATCCTTCTAGTGGCTTGTCCGGAGAGAGTGAATCCTACATTCGCCCTGCGATCCGGCTGGAGTTGGGTGCGCGTTCAGACAATTGGCCGGCTGAGCAACGTGTCATTCGATCCTATGCCGCCGAGGCCTTTCCCGAGGCATTTCGCATCGCTGTCTCCTGCTCGGTGAACACCATGGAGGCCGTGAGGACCTTTTGGGAAAAGGCGACCCTCCTTCATGCCGACTATCATCGCCCCGCAGAAAAGGCGCCGATAGAACGTGTGTCGAGGCATTATTACGACCTCTACCGATTGTCACAAGATGACATCGGTCGGCAGGCGTTGATTCGGTTGGATCTTCTTGACCGTGTCGTCAGGCATAAGGGATTGTTCTTTGCCTCGGCATGGGCGAGCTACAACACAGCCCGACCCGGGACTTTTCACCTTGTTCCGCGAGAGGACCGCTTGCCCGCGCTCCGGAAAGACTACGCCGAGATGCGGGCAATGATCTTTGGTGTGTATCCTCCATGGGAAGAAATTTTGAATGGTTTGAGCGCGCTCGAGCGCCGGATCAACGATCACCATGTAGCCCCGGCGGAGCAGGCCATATGA
- a CDS encoding DUF6088 family protein yields MKVSHPIARKLLARLESSAGAVVSVKDLTELGSRAAVDQALSRLVREGRILRVRRGLYAWPRTSALLKRSAVPSPDELAQAWAKKNGLRLVPSGAYAANLLGLTTQVPARITYYTNGRTKTLTLGPYSVRLLNRGPKTMDVAGRVSALVLQALRYVGKAGVTPEKIARLRSVLHKRDRADLARALAHAPAWMKPVLHQIIVKEAR; encoded by the coding sequence ATGAAAGTCTCTCACCCCATTGCCCGTAAGCTCCTAGCAAGACTTGAATCGTCGGCCGGTGCGGTCGTCTCCGTCAAGGACCTCACAGAATTAGGGTCTCGAGCTGCCGTAGATCAAGCTCTCTCGCGGTTGGTCCGGGAGGGTCGTATTCTGCGGGTTCGACGAGGCCTGTACGCCTGGCCTCGCACCAGCGCGTTGCTCAAGCGGTCGGCGGTGCCATCGCCTGATGAACTCGCCCAAGCCTGGGCCAAAAAGAATGGATTGCGGCTGGTTCCCTCCGGCGCCTATGCCGCCAACCTGCTCGGCCTCACCACTCAGGTCCCCGCAAGAATTACGTACTACACGAACGGACGAACCAAGACGCTGACACTGGGGCCTTACTCGGTTCGCCTCCTGAATCGGGGACCCAAGACCATGGATGTGGCAGGTCGTGTGAGCGCACTGGTTCTTCAGGCGCTGCGGTATGTCGGGAAGGCGGGAGTGACTCCTGAGAAGATCGCCCGGCTCCGCTCAGTGCTCCACAAACGGGACAGGGCTGACCTTGCGCGGGCGCTCGCTCATGCCCCGGCCTGGATGAAGCCGGTCCTGCATCAGATCATTGTGAAAGAGGCCAGGTAA
- a CDS encoding N-6 DNA methylase: protein MAGIPGVEWTYLRFIKSENGDWHPAAGTFDGWPETAQEIRVLDPCMGSGHFLVAELPILVAMRMAEEGLTVEEAVVAVLRDNLYGLELDARCTQIAAFNLALAAWKLAGFQKLLPLNLACSGLAPRTKLETWTKLANGNQRLREGMERLYQVFKDGPTLGSLIDPRKFGGDLLSAEFEELQPLLQKALERENERRDETGHELAVTAQGLAHAAEILSDQFTLVATNVPYLGQKKQEDKLKNYCASHHPKAKADLATCFVERCLDFTTFDGSSALVTPQNWLFLGSYKVLREECLKRQRLMFAVWLGSGAFETIGGEVVNVALLCFNNLRPNGKEQACCIDVSENQDPREKLASIISQQPVRVSQTAYLSSPDIRITSEAIECATLLGRYALSPRGVVNGDQELWLRFFSELPAITNRWRWMQSAVLSTITYGGRDRVIDWSTGGRGMLRPGLGNPAYGKLGIAVSRMAELPASLYTGELYDQNTAVLVPTSDRHLLALWAFCTSSDFTALVRKLDKKLGVTPATLLKVPFDLHRWLGVASVDHPKGLPKPFSSNPTQWLFSGHPNGSDYPLQVAVARLLGYRWPRQTGSSFPDCPALGEEGLEKFADSDGIVCISAIKGEEPAAERLRALLAAAYCSEWTAAKQAELLAQVDHAGKSLEDWLRNGFFEQHCALFHHRPFIWHIWDGRKDGFSALVNYHQLSKSNLEKLTYSYLGDWISRQKTAVTAGEAGSDARLQAAKELQQELENILKGEPPYDIFVRWKPIEKQPIGWAPDLNDGIRLNIRPFMSARDVGKRGAGILRAKPNIKWNKDRGTDVTSAPWFKIFKGERINDHHLTLEAKRKARRSIDSNASLHKK from the coding sequence GTGGCTGGGATCCCAGGTGTCGAGTGGACTTACCTGCGGTTCATCAAAAGTGAGAATGGCGATTGGCATCCCGCTGCCGGCACGTTTGACGGCTGGCCTGAGACGGCACAGGAGATTCGTGTTCTCGACCCCTGCATGGGCAGCGGACATTTCCTCGTGGCGGAATTGCCGATCCTCGTGGCCATGCGAATGGCTGAAGAAGGATTAACCGTTGAAGAGGCGGTGGTTGCTGTACTCCGAGACAACCTTTATGGCCTCGAATTGGACGCCCGCTGCACTCAGATTGCGGCATTTAATCTCGCGCTTGCGGCCTGGAAGCTCGCCGGCTTTCAAAAACTTCTGCCGCTGAACCTCGCCTGTTCCGGCCTTGCGCCGCGTACGAAATTGGAGACTTGGACCAAGCTCGCCAATGGCAATCAACGCCTGCGCGAAGGAATGGAACGGCTCTATCAGGTATTTAAGGACGGACCCACGTTGGGGAGCCTGATCGATCCTCGAAAGTTTGGCGGCGATCTACTCAGCGCAGAATTCGAAGAACTGCAACCGCTGCTTCAAAAGGCGTTGGAACGGGAGAATGAACGCAGGGATGAAACAGGGCACGAATTGGCTGTGACTGCACAGGGTTTGGCTCATGCAGCAGAAATTCTATCCGACCAATTTACTTTAGTCGCAACTAACGTGCCTTACCTTGGACAGAAAAAGCAAGAAGACAAGCTCAAGAACTATTGTGCAAGCCATCATCCCAAGGCTAAAGCAGATCTAGCTACTTGCTTTGTAGAGCGCTGCCTCGACTTCACCACTTTTGACGGGTCTTCTGCACTTGTGACACCGCAAAACTGGCTTTTCTTGGGCAGCTACAAAGTGCTGCGTGAAGAATGCCTGAAAAGGCAGCGTCTGATGTTCGCAGTGTGGTTAGGATCTGGTGCTTTCGAAACAATTGGTGGCGAAGTAGTCAACGTTGCTCTGTTGTGCTTTAACAACCTCCGACCCAACGGAAAAGAGCAAGCATGTTGTATTGATGTCTCAGAAAACCAGGACCCAAGGGAGAAGCTAGCAAGTATCATCTCTCAACAGCCAGTAAGGGTTAGCCAGACAGCGTACCTTTCTAGTCCTGACATCCGCATAACATCGGAAGCGATCGAATGTGCAACCCTTTTGGGGAGGTACGCGCTGTCTCCGCGGGGGGTGGTCAATGGAGATCAAGAATTATGGTTGCGGTTCTTCTCGGAGCTGCCTGCCATCACGAATCGCTGGAGGTGGATGCAGTCGGCCGTTTTGTCGACCATTACTTATGGCGGAAGAGATAGAGTAATTGACTGGTCCACAGGTGGACGCGGGATGCTCAGACCAGGTTTAGGGAATCCAGCATACGGCAAATTGGGAATTGCGGTAAGTAGAATGGCCGAGCTCCCAGCCTCGTTATACACTGGAGAGCTTTACGACCAGAACACAGCAGTGTTGGTCCCAACCAGTGACAGGCATTTACTAGCCTTGTGGGCATTTTGTACATCGAGTGATTTCACAGCTCTCGTTCGTAAACTCGACAAGAAGTTAGGTGTTACACCAGCGACACTTCTGAAGGTTCCTTTTGACCTTCACCGTTGGCTGGGCGTGGCGAGTGTGGATCATCCGAAAGGATTGCCAAAACCGTTCTCCAGCAACCCGACTCAGTGGCTCTTCAGCGGCCATCCTAACGGCTCAGACTATCCCCTCCAGGTTGCTGTCGCGAGGCTTCTCGGCTATCGATGGCCTCGCCAAACTGGCTCCAGCTTCCCTGATTGTCCAGCATTGGGCGAGGAAGGCTTGGAGAAGTTCGCAGATTCCGACGGGATTGTCTGTATCTCCGCCATCAAAGGTGAGGAACCAGCCGCGGAGCGTCTACGTGCTCTTTTGGCTGCAGCCTACTGCTCGGAATGGACTGCGGCCAAGCAAGCTGAACTCCTGGCACAAGTCGATCATGCCGGCAAGTCACTCGAAGACTGGCTTCGGAATGGGTTCTTCGAGCAACACTGTGCACTCTTTCACCATCGCCCGTTCATCTGGCACATCTGGGATGGCCGCAAAGATGGATTCAGCGCACTGGTGAACTATCATCAGCTCAGCAAATCAAATCTGGAGAAGCTGACCTATTCGTATCTCGGTGACTGGATCAGTCGTCAGAAGACAGCAGTCACTGCCGGCGAGGCCGGCAGTGATGCCCGGCTTCAGGCAGCAAAAGAACTTCAGCAGGAGCTAGAGAATATCCTCAAAGGCGAACCGCCCTACGACATCTTTGTTCGCTGGAAGCCAATTGAGAAGCAACCGATTGGCTGGGCCCCTGATCTGAACGACGGGATACGACTGAACATCCGTCCCTTCATGAGCGCGAGAGATGTCGGAAAGAGAGGCGCTGGCATCTTACGCGCCAAGCCGAACATCAAGTGGAACAAAGATCGAGGAACTGATGTGACCAGCGCTCCCTGGTTCAAGATCTTCAAAGGGGAGCGCATAAACGATCATCATCTGACTCTCGAAGCAAAGAGAAAAGCTCGGCGTTCGATCGATTCCAACGCTTCCTTGCACAAGAAATGA